The Triticum aestivum cultivar Chinese Spring chromosome 4B, IWGSC CS RefSeq v2.1, whole genome shotgun sequence sequence GCCGCCCCCAGATCCACCTCCAGCCGGCGACAGAGCCCAGCCGCGGACTGCCTGGAGTCCCCCGAGGCCCTGCTCTTCACGGAGAACTTCTTCACCGAGGACTTCTTCCTCTTTTTAGCCGCCGAAGGGCCCACCGGAGGTAGGTCTTCAATGCCGGAGAGCGAAGGGGAGGTGGGGCGAGCGGGCAGGTTGGAGCACGCCGCCGACAGGGGGTGCCCTTCGATCCACCCGCAGCCGCCGGCCCACCCTCCACACCAGGCCCCGAGCCCCGAACCCCACCACCCGCCGGAGCCGGAGCACAATCCTTCATCAGTTCTTGCTCAGCAGGAGACAGCCCATCCCACGCAGACTGGGTGAAACGAGGGTCCGTACCATTCAAGGAGTCCTCAAGACCCCCACCACCCTCCTTGCTTTTATCATCATCACTCGAGgccgggggggggagggggaggaggaggggagtcAGAGCCTGGGGCACCCTCCACCCGGACCCGAAGACGAAAACCACCAGCCGCCGGGAAAACATCAACAGTGCCACGAATGCATATCGGGTCCACACACCACACCCGAAGCCGAGCTGGTCCAAGAACAGATAGCGAAGCTAGGTCAACCTCAATTGGTTTCCCGATCAGCACCCCAAAAGCCATCAGGAAAGACAAGGTGCGCATGCTGGGAGGCACATCATCCACTAACACCCAAACATCAGATAGAGAGGAAATGGACTTTGACCCATTGGAAGCAGCTTTGACCGAGACCACAAGTTGGTTCAGAGGAAGTGTGAAGCTGGTGCAGGAAGACATCATGCGAAGACTCTCTTTAGAAGGAAAAGTGGCCGCAAACTCGAAATCAGAGAGTTGGCGAATCTGCCAATCCCAACCACCTTCATCCCACAAACGGAGTTCGTCCAGGAGGGCTTGCGGAGAGATGCGCTTGTCCTGAACAGAAATGACACCAACATTGGACAACGAGGGGTTGGGGGCAGCAACAGGAACTTCCTTGTCCAGGGCAAAGAACGAGCAGCCAGGGAGGCCGATACCGTAGTGGATGAAAGAGGGAGGCTTGACCCTACTTTTGGCAGTCCACCGTGAGGTGACCGTCCTCCCTACAGATGAGACAGAACGGAGGATTCTCGACACGGGGTTGAAAGTGGCCAGGGCGATGACACGCGAAGCAGGTGAGGATGGGATTGGAAACCTGGGAGTGAGAGGAGTTGCGGCTCGCGCCACGAGAGGGTGGCGGGGGGAGGATGCCATCACCAGGAGGAccaccaccggccccagcgccAGCGCCACGCCCCGCAGCCGCATCGAACGGGCGCCGGACAGGGGCCCCTGAGCCGCCACGAGGGACGAAGCGGGACGGCCTGCCACCGCCCACCGCCGGCGCCCGCGGCGGCCCACCCGAGGGGGCAAGCGAGGAAGGAGACGAGGAAGGTCCCGAAGAACCCGcccggctcccccgcgccgtctGTTCCCAGGGATCGGCCACAGGCACCGGAGCAGAGGGCGCCAGGGGAGGAGGTGCCGACGGCCCAGATCCAGACACACGAGGGGATGCGGCGCCCGTCTCCGACCGCGAGGCCTGGAGCTTAGCGCGGAGCGACACCTCATACTCCAGATCCGCAGCAGCGTCACCAGAACCGTCCCGCCCCCGCTTGAGACCAGAGACAGCCTCACTGGAGGACCCGCGGGAGCGATCCATCGCAGCCACCGACGCGAAGGggagaaggaggggaggaggaggcgtggATCTGACGAAGCGGCGGATAGGGGAGCGGCGCCGTCGCAAGTCCGCGGCAGAAGCAGGAAACCCTAGAAAAGGGGGAGCCGAACCCCTCCGGACCCATATAAAGCCAGTGCCAGACAGGCCGGGCTCACCCAGAGGGGCCGAAGGGAGAGAGGGACGCAATTGGGCCGGCCTTGGCCCAAGAGGCACGGAAACGAGGggggggggaatcgaccacggaacCCAGCGAAGGGACAAGCACAGGCCCACACGGCCCAGCACCAACCTGAGGAGCCCGACCCACGGCCCAAGGCACCAGCGCCAGCCCCGATCCCAGATCTAGGGttagcgccggcgccggcgccgccgggGAGGGGAGGCCCATGGACGGCGGCGAGCCAGGGCGAACCGCCACCAGAGGGGAAGGAGCCGGCGAATCAAGGACAGCCACCCCAGGACCCACCAGAGAGGGATCCGACGACCAAGAGGCGGCGCGCCGGCGCCCACGGCCAACACGACACCAACCATCCGAACCCACACCCACCACGACCGGCCGGCCCCGGCCCCCCGGAGCGAATTTACGCCGGCGACCCGCCGCCATTAGAGACGACGACTCAGCCACCGAGGTCGGGCGGGGAAGGGGAGAAGGGACCTCGGAGTCGGATTCGGAGCCAGAATCGACCGAGCCCAAAGCCCAAAACCGGTTAGCCCggggcgcctccagggccaccggGCTGGGAGGGGGAGACACGGGAGGGAGGGGGTCGGGCCCCGCCGCCGGCGGGGAGCCCGGAGGGAGGCACGAGGGAGGAAGGGGGCTGGGGTTCACACGAGACTTGGACGCCGACGGAGGAGAGCCGCGAGCCGGCGAcgccccaaggggggggggagagcgCGAGAGGAGGGGAAGAGAGCGCCATCCTCACCAACCGCCGTATTGTGGTGCTTATGACGGCGTACGTATTGTCGTACGAACCAACCCCCGATGCTTATTTGTACATGGTAGACGCTTATTTCTCTAAGCATCTTTCTAAGCACTTCCCATCGTACAAGTTTTTAGTGCATTGTTTCGGGGTACCAGTCGACCGTCAGCAGATAAAAGCGGTGACGGGGAGCATCGCTTCGCGCGTCAACGGCGCACATCGATGGGTAATGAAGTAGTGTTATTGACTCCAATTTTGTCCTGCCTTTGCTAGCTTGCCGGGACAGACAATAGAGCACCGAACGAAAACCTGATAAACCTGAGAGATAAAATAAACTTTTTATAAATGCACGAAATAAACATGCgtaggtagtagtactagtacttgttGCATCTGTTCACTCCTCGGGAATCAGGCTACTTTTGCTCGTGAATCCTGACGAGTTATTATGGCCTATGGGGGTTGGTTCGTTTGACCATGGTGTGCACTCGCACTGCACTGCACTGTGGTGTACTGTGGCGTATGTCAGTGTGACGGGATTTAATTCATTGCAAGAGGGGCCATGTGAACCCAATCTCTGGTTCACACTTGACACCAGCGACTCAACTCATGTCTCATCATGGCAAGGGCAAGAGCAGCAGTAACAGTCCTCGCGGCACAGACCCCTAACCtttctgctctgctctgctctgcctGTACGAATCCATATGTGATTGCGTGCTTACTTTCTGATGAAGAAAACATGACATCAAGTCGAGTAACTAGAACAACAATCAATGCGTCAACATGTGTGCAGCGTAGTGCAGGAGGAAGAACACTGCAGCACCTGGATTTTGTGAGTGTGCTGTACTTCATTCACTGTGATGAGCGTCAAAAGAGAGGCACATGCGAGCCTAGATCTAGCTAGCGCATTGTTTAAGCCAACTTTACACAAATAAAAACTCTGAACTCGATGGCTTTTTCCTCTTAGTTTTATTTGGTTGACCTCAAAGCATCACATGAGCCGGCATACTGTGCATGTGGGTTTTGCAGGCTCAGATTCATTCCTGGAATCAGTATAGATATACAGTTCCAGCGGCAGCGCAAAAGATCcattcattcattcatatctgcAGCAGCCATTCCATGCAGGAAAACATGTTCAGTCCACTCTCTCTGCTCGCTGCCTAACGGTCGGCACGGCACGCAAACTGTCAATCGGCACCAAGATTTATTTACATTCGTAGACAGACAGATGGATTCCTCATCTCACCGCTTATTTTATCACCATCATCAGTGTGTAAAACCCGGATCCGTCCACTACCTGATGGACGGCTCAGATGGGGCGCGATCGGGCCGCGGTGCACGTGATCTGGACCACTGGGTTGGCTGCGAGTGTGGCTTGCAATCTACGGTGTCAGGGAAAGCGGTCCATAATATGGTGGCGTTTGGCGTGCCCGGGCGCCCTTTTCGGCATGGTTTCTACGTAGCCCCACGCCGTTCAAAGTGGTGGATGCCTCACCCCCATCCCCATGGATTTGATGGGAGTGTATCACCTACGTACGTACTGTACGTAGTACCACCCAAGTTCCAAATCAATCATGCGTACATCTGTCTCATAAATCCACACCAAGTATCCAAGTTTACAATGAGCACTAAAGTTTATGTTTACGGAAATGTTAAAAATGTGGCTCGGATTTTTTATGCTAAAAATCTGATGATAATATTTGTCATGCGAAAGTACGTATATATCTTCTGAATAACCCAGCTGCACATCTTGACACTTTACAACGCACATCTGATCATGAATCGTTGCTAGCATATTCCAAGCGTGCACCCACTGCTTCACGTGAAACCCCGTACGGTACAGTAAAAGCAGAACACACATGAAAAATACTAGTAGTAAAAAGAAACCTGGATACGTACGATGACAAAAGATGAGATTTTGTCACCACATTTCACCGAGAAAACCCTCTTGGAAACGAACAGAGAGAAGAGGGCAAAACTGTTGATCAAACCGGATCGAGAAAACAGCTGTAGTTTTTCTGTCCGTTGCTCCTCGTCATCAGTTCCCAGTTCGCAACTCCTCACATCGCATGCACGCGCGCCCCTGCGCTTCTCGCGTTTCACGGGCAACTCCCAACCCCCCCGTCGTCGTCTTCTCCAACCTCTCGCCCCGCCTTATCACCACCTCGCTCTCTTTTCCCTTTTGCGCTCTTACCAACTGCACTGGACTGAGATCCATATATAACCAGGCAACCACCGCTGCCCCTCTCTACAGCCCAGGGGTGCCGTGCcgcgaggagagagagaaggagggggagggggagggggtccggGGGAGGGTTGGTGGTTGCGAATACCAGGAGGCCGCCGGGCATTGGGCTTGGGATTCTTGGTCCTTTCGCCAGGACAGCAGGACCAAGGAGGCGAGAGGACCACGGGTACAGTGAGAGGGCGCTGCCGAGGTGTCCCCCTAGCCGCTTCCTCTTTCTCCTCCGTCTTCTCGGGGAGAGAGGAGATGGGCGAGACGGCCATGGCCGGGTACGGGCTGGACAGGCCGCCGCGGTGCAGCGTCAGCTTCGACACGCCGTGCGGCGCCCTGCTGCGCGAGCTCGAGGTGCGTCCCTCTCACCCACAAGCAaatgcgctctctctctctctctctctctctctctctctctctctctctctctctctctctctctgcggcATCCTTTGCTCGATTTACTGTCTGTTCTTTGCTTTTTCATGAGGATTTGGGAGGTTTGGAAGACGCCGGTTTCTTGATTCCCTTGCTCGCTCCAATCATGTTGCCAGTCCTGTCATGGCTACAGGAACTCTGAAATTCTGCAGTGTATTCCTAGTTGCAGATTTTGAGCCGTCTGGATTTGATTGATGCATTTAATTTGCCCGCGTTTTTTCAAAGACGAGGACGATGTTTCCCCAGGATTCTTCAGAAAAGCCCAATTGTTTTCTTGTTTTCTTCAGTTGCAAGCTTCTGATATTCTCCCCCATAAAAAGGTTGCGATTTTTAAAGAGTATGTAGTAAGATTTTCAGAACAGCAGTGGGAATCTGTTGCTTCCGTTTACAGTTTCCTTTCAGCTTTAGGTGGAACTTTTCATTTACCGTCGGGTTTTCTGAATCTTGAGAGGCGAGGGAGACAGAGAGATCTACTTTTCCTTCCCACTTGAACTGTTTGAGGTGAAAGGGGCTTAAAAATAGCACTGCTTCAATCCCAATGATTGAAGCCACTGCCTGCTGTAGCACCAGAAAGCAGAATAATTTTATGCTTTGCTAGTACAATCTCAAGTTATCTATTATTACTCGATATTCCTACAAGCATAACAAAGCACTAAGCATGCTTAAGTTGAAAATCATAACTGGGAaggttttttatatatataattattatGGACTTTTTATGCAACCTTCTGATgccgcaaaagaaaagaaaaatagtcCTGTGTTCCCAATTTATTAGGAGGTATGGGGGAAAAGGAAATAGAATAGGCCTGGAAGGTTGAAGGTCAAGCAATCAGCTTGCTTGTTCAACATTCAACAGAAGTCCTGCCAGAGTGCCAGTAGGGTCTTTTGGTTGCTTGTGGCGTTCTGTTCCATGCACTAAAACGTGGGGTGTAACACCAAATAAAATTTTGTTTATTTTGATTTTAATGATATGGTCGTTATTTGATTATCATATATGCTAGGTACTGGCAGACACTTACTTTCTTATAAATATTACACACTCAGATTCTATTTTTGCGTTGTTCCTGTTCCTCATGTTTGATTATCTGACACATGACTTCCTTTTTAGCAAATATGGACAGAGATCGGGGAGCGCGAACAAGATAAAGATCGGATGTTCCAGGAACTCGAGGcagagtgtatgcgtgtgtatcgTCGGAAGGTCGACAGTGCTAATGCGGATAGAAGCCAGCTCCGCCAGTCAGTGATGGCCAAAGAAGCAGAGCTTAAAGCTTTAGTGGCTTCGATAGGTGAAAATACTACACAATTTAAGGTATAATGCATATCCTGCCGTAATCTCTAATTTCTTTTCTTATGCAAGGCCTCTAACCAATGGACCTCCTTGAATATGAGCTCATGTGTCATGTTATGATTTGTTTACAGAGACTGAAATATTGGTAGTTCATTGTGTACAAGAAGTAATGAAATCATTGTTGATGTCATGCTGCACCTTGTGCTGAATATATCGTATTTGGCAGTTTGGCTGTCATTTTTAAGCTATTGATGATAAGATGTGACATGAATAACTAAGTCAGCATGTTGGTTCGTGGTCATATGGTGGATGGAGATGGGTAAATATTAGACGAAAAGAAAAGGCAGTATAGTAATTGGTTATATTCTGTAATTCTGTATAACAGCTAACCATCCATTTAGTCAAAGATTTATTGAATATGATGATCTATTATTATTCAAGGGTACCTGTATTGCGCATCTAGAATTTCCATCTCCATGCGAGGTCGACCTATGCAGCACCTTCCAAAGGCGATTGCTCTTGGAATGGTTAGGAGACTTTACTGAAGTACGCCAAACAATGATAAAATACTATGATTTTGTGTATCATAGATATTTATCTGTTTTGTAATCATGAAGATTCATGTTTAGTGGTGCTGGAACCAAAAACTCTTTCAACTGATTCCATTGTACAATATGAACAAATAGGTATATTACGTTCTTTAGTAATATGAATTCTCATTTTCAGGTGAATGAAAAGCATGCATCGTTGAAAGAACAACTTGCTGCAGTGACGCCTCTCTTGGATGATCTTAGGGCCATGAAAGAAGAAAGAATCAAACAGTTCTCAAATGTGCAATCGCAAATCGAGACGATAAATGCACAAATTTCTGATCACAATTATCAGCATGATGATGGTTCGTCCAAACGTCTGAACAATGATCATGACTTGTCAACCAGAAGACTTGCTGATCTTCAAATGCAGCTACGCAATTTACAAAAAGAGAAGGTAATAATGATCTTGactaaaatactactccctctgtaaagaaatataagacgtATTAGAGtgatctaaaatgtcttatatttctttacagagggagagtgatctaaaacgtcttatatttctttacagagggagtacttagttGCATATGCCGCTTCAATCCAGTCATCAGAATCAGATAGGTTTGACCGTTTGCGTAGAACCATTAAAATTGTTTGATTGTACCTTAACTTCTCACACAAAGGTATTTGTAAAAAAATAGCATTTGTGTGTCATCACCGATGTACGCTTCTCTACTGCTTTAACTAGAAACATTTGTTGCCAACACACTAATAGCTATAAGAAATATACAGTTGAAATGGCAACTCATGCTATTTTTGTTAAGAGCATTGCTATGCATACAATTATTTCCGTACAATTTTCATACGACACTGTAGATCATGCCGTCCTTGTGTCAGAGCAAGCCACTGCCCACCACCCGATCAGAAATCGTACAAAAATCGTATAACTAAGCATCGTACATGCAGCAATTTTGTTTTTTTAAATTCTTTTCTTGGCTGTGTCAGATTAATAAAAATATTTTCCCTTTTTTTCAGTCTGATCGCCTTCAGAAAGTATTTGTATATGTGGATGAAGTGCACTGCCTATGCGCTGTGCTTGGGATGGATTTTGCAAAGACGGTAAAGGATGTGCATCCAAGTTTGCATGGAACCAACTCAGATAATTCGACGAATATCAGTGATAGCACCCTTGAAGGTCTTACTCAGACTATCCTGAAGCTCAAAGCAGAAAAAAGGACCAGAGTCTCAAAGGTGATTCCTCTTAGTGAAACTATGGCAGTGATTAGTTTTTGTCTCGTATCCTCTCTAACTACTTGTATTGTGTTGATGTGTTCAGTTGCAAGAAACTGTGGGGAAACTCCACAAGCTATGGAATCTGATGGAGTCAACAGAACAAGAGAGGAGACATTTCAGCGAAGTAGCCGCTGTTCTTGGATCTTCTGAGGAAGAGATCACTTCTCCTAGTGTCCTGTCACTGGAAACGATTCAGGAGGTTTGCCAGCTTTCTATTGACTTATTCATTTTTTTGTAAGCTGTAATTCAAACTTATAGTATCACTATGGTTCTTCAGACAGAAGAGGAAGTCGAAAGACTAACTAAGCAAAAAGCGAGTAGAATGAAGGAGCTTGTTCTTAAGAGAAGGGTAGAGCTAGAAAATATCTGCAGAAATGCACATATGGAGCCTGATACGAGCACAGCACCAGAGAAGATTGTTGCTCTAATTGATTCTGGTATTTATCCCACTGATCTCTTTTCTCTCGCGCATACGGTCTGTAAAATGCCCCTGCTGAATATCTTGAACGATCCTAGAACCTTCTCACTTACAGGTCTAGTGGATCCTTGCGAACTTCTTTCCAACATCGAAGCTCAAATTGCAAAAGCAAATGAGGAATCTTATACGAGGAAAGATATCATGGAGAGAGTAGACAAATGGCTATCGGCCTGTGATGAAGAGACTTGGCTTGAGGAATACAACCAGGTGTGCTTTTATTCATGAAATTATGCTATATTCAGATAAAATTTGGCTGACATCATACAGTGCAGGTCTGCTATGAGTTAATTAATGTCCTCTTTAATGTTGCATATGTCCTACTGCAGGATGATAACAGGTACAGTGCGGGCAGGGGTGCCCATTTGAATCTCAAGCGTGCAGAGAAAGCGAGGGTGCTCGTTCAAAAGATTCCAAGTGAGTCTTCGTTTCTTCAGTTGGAGGGCACTGTAGTGACTTCCATATAGTGTTTTTGATTCAACTGAGCTCCATGATTCATAAGCACAACCTACCTCTTAGTTTTTTCAAAAAGATCCACGTCGCATTTGGTATGTTTATGATCATAAGCTACATCTATTCTGCAGCTATGATTGACAACTTGATAGACAAGACATTTGCCTGGGAGGATGAAAGCAATACACCATTTCTATATGACGGGGTAAGTCACTGAGCTAGCTCACCATAATCATCAGAAATCGAGGACACAGCTCTGATGCATTGAATTTGCATGTGAAGGTTCGTCTGGTCGCCATTTTGGAAGAGCAAAAACTCAGAAGAGTACAGAAGGAGGAAGATAAGAAACGATACTGGGTACAAATTCCACATCCTGTGCTCTTTCTGGCACTACAATCACAACAAATGTCATCAGTCTTGTTCATTAACTCTTGCCACAGGACCAGAAGAAGCTGCAGAATCTATTGCTTAAAGAGAAGGAGCTGATCTTTGGGTCCAAGTCTGTTCCGAGGAAAACAAGCAGTTTTAACAGGAGGACGAGTGGGCATCACCCAAATGGGAATGGGGCTGGTTTCATGACTCCGATGCCCCGCCGGGTGTCGGCAGGCAGTGCCACACCCGAGCTTTTGACACCACGATCGTACTCTGGCCGGTACAACAATTACTTCAAGGAGAACAGGAGGATGACGGCGGTGCCACTCAACTTCTCGACAGCTTCCAAGGATGATAGCATGTCATCATTCGCCTCCATCAGCGGCTCGGAGCCTGGTTCTCCATTAGTTTTGCACTGAGTATGATATCGCCCAACATTTTGTCACAAGTGATTTCCAGGATCTGTTGCATGAACTTGTGCTGATCGTGATCTGTAAACATGACATTTCTGATCAGGGAAGAAGACTTTCTTGGCGGTGAGGGTTGCGGTGAAGGCTACCGTCAAGATTGGGCAATTGTGTGCTAGCTTTTGACCATGCTAATGTGTGACAAAGATTGGACAGGATTTAGATAAGATTGCCTGTAGATACATGACCTAGCACTTTTGTGGTGGTGTTGTAATTCGAGCTGCGAGTTTGATCGGTGTGTGGTTAGGGAACATGAGAAAGGTGTCAATGTATTTGTTTTGTGCTAATTGTTTTTCCTTCATAGTATTTGTAGTTGTGTATCATTTTTTTGGATGTGAAAGAAGAGATGGTCCATTTTCTTTCTTCCATATATCACATAAAGGTGTTGTATTCTCTATTCAGCCTACATTGCAGGTTGAACCTGATGTATTCCACTTTATCTTTTGGAGCATGTATTATTGCCTATAGGaattactagcacaaatgcccgtgcgttgcaacgggaatagAAGCGAGGAGTTCGTTTCGGACACACCAGAGTCCAATTCTGGCTCCTCATGCTACCGTCAAGAATCACGGTTCTTTCTTTGTGGTTATCTTTCCACTCTCAGAAGCACACTATCTTGTTCCGCTTCGCCATTTACCCGGTCTTGTTTTTTTTTAAAAGGGGTTTTACCCCAGCCtttgcatcagaaagatgcatatgACTCATATTATTAAAAAAGTTCAGCAACAAAGTCGTCAAGTAATGAGTTGCGAAGATAAACAAAAGGCTCGAAAGAGCTCAAAccgaaagccacaaccggctggcaagcacaataggagcactacatgcctatcctattacatgaccgccatccaaaccggttgaaaatatcccgcgctaccatctcccgtcgggtagacgcagtaaccaaacgctccctggcctccgtcggagtgagtagcgaccacatacggatgaatgccgtggccctgaagataacctgcaaaaagtgaatgtttgttgatctgttaaatactaaatcatttctgcaattccatacTGCCCAAAGTAAAGCACAAACGCCAACACGAATGTGTCTTGAAGTATCGGAATCAACCCCATCAAGCCATGCTCCAAATAACATGTTGATAGAGGTGGGCTGATTGATATTGAACGCAATATGAATCGACCGCCACAGAATCTTAGCCAACggacaatcgagaaagaggtgtttgatgcttTCGTTATGATCGCACAAGCTACACCTAGATGAGCCCACCCAGTTGCGTTTTGCCAGGTTATCCTTagtcaaaatgacttgtttatgcacaaaccacataaacactttgatacgTAAGGGAACCTTTACTTTCCACACGTGAATCGAGGAAGGGACAGCGCTAGAGTTAATGACATCCAGATACATAGATTTAACCGAGAACACACCGTTCTTAGTAAGTTTCCAATATAGCTGATCTGGTTGCTGGGTCAGCCGGACCtccattgtaacgccccggatccgatgcgccaggtgtctgccagttattcgccgtcgttgccatgtcatttgcttgcgtgttgcattttatcat is a genomic window containing:
- the LOC123092835 gene encoding 65-kDa microtubule-associated protein 7, with the protein product MGETAMAGYGLDRPPRCSVSFDTPCGALLRELEQIWTEIGEREQDKDRMFQELEAECMRVYRRKVDSANADRSQLRQSVMAKEAELKALVASIGENTTQFKVNEKHASLKEQLAAVTPLLDDLRAMKEERIKQFSNVQSQIETINAQISDHNYQHDDGSSKRLNNDHDLSTRRLADLQMQLRNLQKEKSDRLQKVFVYVDEVHCLCAVLGMDFAKTVKDVHPSLHGTNSDNSTNISDSTLEGLTQTILKLKAEKRTRVSKLQETVGKLHKLWNLMESTEQERRHFSEVAAVLGSSEEEITSPSVLSLETIQETEEEVERLTKQKASRMKELVLKRRVELENICRNAHMEPDTSTAPEKIVALIDSGLVDPCELLSNIEAQIAKANEESYTRKDIMERVDKWLSACDEETWLEEYNQDDNRYSAGRGAHLNLKRAEKARVLVQKIPTMIDNLIDKTFAWEDESNTPFLYDGVRLVAILEEQKLRRVQKEEDKKRYWDQKKLQNLLLKEKELIFGSKSVPRKTSSFNRRTSGHHPNGNGAGFMTPMPRRVSAGSATPELLTPRSYSGRYNNYFKENRRMTAVPLNFSTASKDDSMSSFASISGSEPGSPLVLH